In a single window of the Pseudomonas sp. B21-015 genome:
- a CDS encoding pitrilysin family protein has product MRCLLFACLLLGALPSFALDRFQVEGYTLPNGLQLVLKPGTERGHVAIRLVVGVGLDDFSCADKELPHLLEHLLFSGIDATGEGGLEERMQALGGEWNAYTSNADTTFVIEVPAKNQRQALDLLLALLTQTRIDDNAINVAKQVVEREDGGHYSHLQRWLDRQDLGHTASNQLAVELGLKCPERAEVDHLTREQLEKVRKDWYAPNNMTLIVVGDLDRLLPAYLERAYGALEAVEPSAHLPLPDIQASAAHERNLSNGFVGGGAKLHWLVPEPVLEDQHDETFDLLKDYLDWALYRQLRLAHGLSYGPSAEREVFGGVGFMSLNADLDRDDVLAAEQVLDELKADLLKNGLDAATFARLKQAAIARQAWAVQGNSALADYYWSALGDYEDGHFVNPAKALQDVTLAEANKAMRELLLQPGFLRIEKPLMSYDQVMWAIVGGFGLMVLGILGWRVHRRKQ; this is encoded by the coding sequence ATGCGTTGTCTGCTGTTCGCTTGTCTGTTGCTCGGCGCCCTGCCTTCATTTGCCCTGGATCGCTTTCAGGTCGAGGGCTATACGCTGCCCAACGGCCTGCAATTGGTCCTCAAACCGGGCACCGAGCGCGGGCACGTGGCGATTCGGCTGGTGGTCGGTGTCGGGCTGGATGATTTCAGCTGCGCCGACAAGGAGCTGCCGCACCTGCTCGAACACTTGCTGTTCAGCGGCATCGACGCCACCGGCGAAGGTGGTCTGGAAGAGCGCATGCAGGCCCTGGGTGGTGAGTGGAACGCTTACACCAGCAACGCCGACACCACGTTCGTCATCGAAGTACCGGCGAAAAACCAGCGTCAGGCCCTCGATCTGTTGTTGGCGCTGCTGACCCAGACCCGTATCGACGACAACGCTATCAACGTCGCCAAGCAGGTGGTCGAGCGCGAAGACGGTGGCCATTATTCGCACCTGCAACGCTGGCTGGATCGCCAGGACCTGGGCCACACCGCCAGCAATCAGTTGGCGGTGGAGCTGGGCCTCAAATGCCCCGAGCGTGCCGAAGTCGATCACCTGACCCGCGAGCAATTGGAGAAGGTGCGCAAGGACTGGTACGCGCCCAACAACATGACCCTGATCGTGGTCGGCGACCTCGACCGCTTGCTGCCGGCCTATCTGGAACGGGCCTATGGTGCGCTCGAAGCGGTTGAGCCTAGCGCTCACCTGCCGCTGCCAGACATTCAGGCCAGCGCGGCCCACGAGCGCAATTTGAGTAACGGTTTCGTCGGCGGCGGTGCCAAGTTGCATTGGCTGGTGCCGGAACCGGTGCTGGAAGACCAGCATGACGAAACCTTCGACCTGCTCAAGGACTATCTGGATTGGGCGCTCTATCGCCAATTGCGCCTGGCCCATGGGTTGTCTTATGGGCCCTCGGCCGAGCGCGAGGTATTTGGCGGGGTGGGCTTCATGAGCCTGAACGCCGACCTTGATCGCGACGACGTGCTGGCAGCGGAACAGGTGCTGGATGAGCTTAAAGCCGATCTGCTCAAGAACGGCCTCGACGCCGCCACCTTCGCCCGTCTCAAGCAAGCCGCCATCGCTCGCCAGGCCTGGGCTGTGCAAGGCAACAGCGCCCTGGCGGACTATTACTGGAGCGCCCTTGGCGACTACGAGGACGGCCATTTCGTCAACCCGGCCAAGGCACTGCAAGACGTGACACTGGCCGAGGCGAACAAGGCGATGCGTGAGTTGCTGCTGCAGCCGGGGTTTTTGCGGATCGAGAAGCCGCTGATGAGTTATGACCAGGTGATGTGGGCGATTGTCGGGGGATTTGGGTTGATGGTGCTCGGAATATTGGGGTGGCGTGTTCACCGCAGAAAGCAATAA
- the gltP gene encoding glutamate/aspartate:proton symporter GltP, with amino-acid sequence MKKAKLSLAWQILIGLVLGIAIGALLNHFSAEKAWWISNVLQPAGDIFIRLIKMIVIPIVISSLVVGIAGVGDAKKLGRIGLKTIIYFEIVTTIAILVGLVLANVVHPGSGIDMSTLGTVDISKYQATAAEVQHEHAFIQTILNLIPSNIFAAMVRGEMLPIIFFSVLFGLGLSSLQSDLRDPLVKMFQGVSESMFKVTHMIMNYAPIGVFALIAVTVANFGFASLLPLAKLVVLVYFAVAFFAFVVLGLIARLFGFSVIKLMRIFKDELVLAYSTASSETVLPRVIEKMEAYGAPKAICSFVVPTGYSFNLDGSTLYQSIAAIFIAQLYGIDLSISQQLLLVLTLMVTSKGIAGVPGVSFVVLLATLGSVGIPLEGLAFIAGVDRIMDMARTALNVIGNALAVLVIARWEGMYDDAKGQRYWNSLPHWRSKEKLPVGEISSN; translated from the coding sequence ATGAAGAAGGCAAAGCTTAGCCTCGCCTGGCAGATCCTCATCGGTCTGGTTCTGGGGATAGCAATTGGTGCACTGCTCAACCATTTCAGTGCCGAAAAAGCCTGGTGGATCAGCAACGTCCTGCAACCGGCGGGCGATATCTTTATCCGTCTGATCAAGATGATCGTGATCCCGATCGTGATTTCCTCGCTCGTCGTCGGCATTGCTGGCGTGGGCGACGCGAAGAAACTCGGTCGCATCGGTCTGAAGACCATCATTTACTTCGAGATCGTCACCACCATCGCCATTCTGGTCGGTCTGGTGCTGGCCAACGTGGTTCATCCGGGCAGCGGCATCGACATGAGCACCCTGGGTACGGTGGATATCTCCAAGTACCAGGCCACCGCCGCCGAGGTTCAGCATGAACACGCGTTCATCCAGACCATCCTTAACCTGATCCCGTCGAACATCTTTGCCGCCATGGTCCGCGGCGAGATGCTGCCGATCATCTTCTTCTCCGTATTGTTCGGTCTCGGTCTGTCGAGCCTGCAATCGGACCTGCGCGATCCGCTGGTGAAGATGTTCCAGGGCGTGTCGGAAAGCATGTTCAAGGTCACCCACATGATCATGAACTACGCCCCGATCGGCGTGTTCGCATTGATCGCGGTGACCGTGGCCAACTTCGGCTTCGCCTCTCTGCTGCCGCTGGCCAAACTGGTCGTCCTGGTTTACTTCGCCGTCGCCTTCTTCGCCTTTGTGGTGTTGGGCCTGATCGCCCGCCTGTTCGGCTTCTCGGTGATCAAGCTGATGCGCATCTTCAAGGATGAGCTGGTACTGGCCTACTCCACCGCCAGTTCCGAAACCGTGCTGCCGCGCGTGATCGAGAAGATGGAAGCCTACGGCGCGCCGAAAGCCATTTGCAGTTTCGTGGTGCCGACCGGCTACTCGTTCAACCTCGACGGTTCGACCCTGTACCAGAGCATCGCGGCAATCTTCATTGCCCAGCTCTACGGCATCGACCTGTCGATCAGCCAACAGTTGCTGCTGGTGCTGACGCTGATGGTCACCTCCAAAGGTATCGCCGGCGTACCGGGCGTGTCCTTCGTGGTGCTGCTGGCTACTTTGGGCAGCGTTGGCATTCCGCTGGAAGGCCTGGCGTTCATCGCCGGTGTCGACCGCATCATGGACATGGCCCGTACTGCGCTGAACGTGATCGGCAATGCCTTGGCCGTATTGGTCATCGCTCGCTGGGAAGGCATGTACGACGACGCCAAGGGCCAGCGCTACTGGAACTCCCTGCCGCACTGGCGCAGCAAGGAAAAGCTGCCGGTTGGCGAGATTTCCAGCAACTGA
- a CDS encoding DUF2914 domain-containing protein has product MPNLTLYVQRILELMKRYPGVIALGGFISGVGSFMLVDRQQGLASWITTIMLVSWVWLMLENSLTKLFARVFKREIPQPLLRYATQMIHQESLFFVLPFFLITTTWNSGQLFFTGLLSMAALISIIDPLYYKWLAPRRWAFLALHTLTLFAALLTALPVILHLTTAQSFKLALGIAMVLSFPSLASIFPIRTVRNALAILSITVGIGAAGWVLRSWVPPATLWMTDVAISTQMQDRTPGKSLEEVSAEQIRGGGLYAYTAINAPRGLAERIYHVWMFNGKEVDRIPLDINGGRKEGYRAWTHKQNFPGNPAGKWQVRVLTEDGQLIGVLRFKVMDSTPVKEK; this is encoded by the coding sequence ATGCCGAACCTGACCCTGTACGTACAGCGCATCCTCGAATTGATGAAGCGCTATCCCGGGGTCATTGCGCTTGGCGGTTTCATTTCCGGGGTCGGCAGTTTCATGCTGGTGGATCGCCAACAAGGTCTGGCGTCCTGGATCACCACCATCATGCTGGTCAGCTGGGTCTGGCTGATGCTGGAAAACAGCCTCACCAAGCTGTTCGCCAGGGTCTTCAAGCGCGAAATACCCCAGCCCCTGCTGCGTTACGCGACGCAGATGATCCATCAGGAAAGCCTGTTCTTCGTCCTGCCGTTCTTTTTAATCACCACCACCTGGAACAGCGGCCAGTTATTCTTCACTGGACTACTGAGCATGGCGGCGCTGATTTCGATCATCGACCCGCTCTACTACAAATGGCTGGCACCGCGCCGCTGGGCATTTTTGGCGCTGCACACCCTGACCCTGTTCGCGGCCCTGCTGACCGCCCTGCCCGTCATCCTGCACCTGACCACCGCCCAGAGCTTCAAGCTGGCGCTGGGCATTGCCATGGTGCTGTCATTCCCAAGCCTGGCCTCGATCTTCCCGATTCGCACCGTGCGCAATGCGTTGGCGATCCTCAGCATCACCGTCGGCATCGGCGCCGCCGGTTGGGTGCTGCGCTCCTGGGTGCCACCGGCGACCCTGTGGATGACCGATGTGGCGATCAGCACCCAAATGCAGGACCGCACCCCCGGCAAGAGTCTGGAAGAAGTCAGCGCCGAGCAGATTCGCGGAGGTGGGCTGTACGCGTACACCGCGATCAACGCTCCGCGGGGGCTGGCCGAGCGGATTTATCACGTCTGGATGTTCAACGGTAAAGAAGTCGACCGTATCCCGCTGGACATCAACGGGGGGCGCAAGGAAGGCTACCGCGCCTGGACCCACAAGCAGAACTTCCCCGGCAACCCCGCAGGAAAATGGCAGGTTCGGGTGCTCACCGAAGACGGCCAGTTGATCGGCGTGTTGCGCTTCAAGGTCATGGACAGCACACCCGTCAAAGAAAAGTAA
- a CDS encoding ABC transporter permease, whose translation MTSSTMPGSARLDTSHSPALLRVTGDWTLAHYADLKRLSEKLHGQYDDSTPVDLNGLGALDTAGASLLVELLGSERLGKSAEHPDCTLSSADRALLQTVYCSLTDFCVPIKEPEISVGIQLLTRIGRAVDAVWQDTLQLLGFVGLILETIARELFRPKRWRLTPMVAHIEQTGLDAAPIVALLTFLVGAVVAFLGATVLASFGASIFTVDLVAFSFLREFGVLLTAILMAGRTASAFTAQIGSMKANEEIDAIRTLGLDPMELLVVPRVLALLVALPMLTFLAMLSGIVGGGVVCALSLDISPAMFLSLLQSDIGVQHFLVGIVKAPIFAFLIAAIGCLEGFKVSGSAESVGAHTTSSVVQSIFVVIVLDAVAALFFMEMGW comes from the coding sequence ATGACTAGCAGCACAATGCCCGGCAGTGCCCGACTGGACACCTCGCACAGCCCTGCCCTGTTGCGGGTCACGGGTGACTGGACGCTTGCCCATTACGCCGATCTCAAACGCCTGAGCGAAAAGCTCCACGGCCAATACGACGACAGCACCCCTGTCGATCTCAATGGTCTCGGCGCGCTTGATACGGCGGGTGCGTCATTGCTGGTGGAGCTGCTGGGTTCTGAGCGCTTGGGTAAATCTGCCGAACACCCCGATTGCACCCTTTCCTCCGCTGATCGCGCCTTATTGCAGACGGTGTACTGCTCGCTGACTGATTTTTGCGTGCCGATCAAAGAGCCGGAAATCAGCGTCGGCATTCAACTGCTGACCCGCATCGGCCGGGCGGTCGACGCGGTCTGGCAGGACACCCTGCAGCTGCTGGGTTTCGTCGGCCTGATCCTGGAAACCATCGCGCGCGAGCTGTTTCGCCCCAAGCGCTGGCGCCTTACGCCGATGGTCGCCCACATCGAACAGACCGGTCTCGACGCTGCCCCCATCGTCGCTCTGCTGACCTTTCTGGTGGGCGCCGTGGTAGCGTTTCTCGGGGCGACAGTGCTGGCGAGTTTCGGCGCGAGTATCTTCACCGTCGATCTCGTCGCGTTTTCTTTTCTACGGGAGTTCGGTGTGTTGCTGACCGCGATCCTGATGGCCGGCCGCACTGCCAGTGCGTTCACCGCGCAGATCGGCTCGATGAAGGCCAACGAAGAAATCGACGCGATCCGCACCCTCGGCCTCGATCCGATGGAGCTGCTGGTGGTGCCGCGGGTATTGGCATTGCTGGTGGCGCTGCCGATGCTGACCTTTCTGGCGATGTTGTCGGGGATTGTCGGCGGTGGCGTGGTGTGTGCGCTGTCGCTGGATATCTCGCCGGCGATGTTCCTGTCGCTGCTGCAATCGGACATTGGCGTGCAGCACTTCCTGGTGGGGATCGTCAAAGCGCCGATTTTTGCGTTCCTGATCGCCGCCATCGGCTGCCTCGAAGGCTTCAAGGTCAGCGGCAGCGCCGAGTCTGTTGGCGCGCACACCACTTCCAGCGTGGTGCAATCAATCTTCGTGGTGATCGTGCTTGACGCCGTGGCTGCGCTGTTTTTCATGGAGATGGGCTGGTGA
- a CDS encoding DUF1328 domain-containing protein has protein sequence MLSWAITFLIIAIIAAVLGFGGIAGTATGIAKILFVVFLVMFIASFFFGRRGRG, from the coding sequence ATGTTGAGCTGGGCAATCACATTCCTGATCATTGCCATCATCGCCGCAGTACTGGGCTTCGGTGGTATCGCGGGCACCGCCACGGGTATCGCCAAGATTCTCTTTGTCGTATTCCTGGTGATGTTTATCGCTTCTTTCTTCTTTGGCCGTCGCGGTCGAGGCTGA
- the algB gene encoding sigma-54-dependent response regulator transcription factor AlgB, with translation MESATEHQGRILLVDDESAILRTFRYCLEDEGYSVATATSAAQAEALLQRQVFDLCFLDLRLGEDNGLDVLAQMRIQAPWMRVVIVTAHSAVDTAVDSIQAGAADYLVKPCSPDQLRLATAKQLEVRQLSARLEALEGEVRKPKEGLDSHSPAMKVVLETARQVASTDANILILGESGTGKGELSQAIHGWSKRQKKSCVTINCPSLTAELMDSELFGHSRGAFTGASESTLGRVNQADGGTLFLDEIGDFPLTLQPKLLRFIQDKEYERVGDPVTRRADVRILAATNLNLEDMVRDGRFREDLLYRLNVITLHLPPLRERREDILTLAERFLARFVKEYSRPARCFSDEAREALLSYRWPGNIRELRNVVERASIICPQERVELSHLGMAETPVNTAPRIGAALSLDELEKAHIGAVLATADTLDQAAKTLGIDASTLYRKRKQYNL, from the coding sequence ATGGAATCAGCCACTGAGCATCAAGGCCGTATTCTGCTGGTGGATGATGAGTCCGCCATCCTTCGAACCTTTCGCTATTGCCTCGAAGACGAAGGCTACAGCGTGGCCACCGCGACCAGCGCTGCCCAGGCCGAAGCCTTGTTGCAGCGTCAGGTTTTCGATTTGTGCTTCCTCGATTTGCGCCTTGGCGAAGATAACGGGCTCGATGTGCTGGCCCAGATGCGTATCCAGGCGCCCTGGATGCGGGTGGTGATCGTCACTGCCCACTCGGCCGTGGACACTGCCGTGGACTCGATTCAGGCCGGTGCCGCCGACTATCTGGTCAAACCTTGCAGTCCCGACCAGTTGCGTCTGGCCACCGCCAAGCAACTGGAAGTGCGGCAGCTCTCGGCGCGCCTGGAAGCCCTCGAAGGTGAGGTGCGTAAACCCAAGGAGGGTCTGGATTCCCACAGCCCGGCCATGAAGGTGGTGCTTGAAACCGCACGCCAGGTCGCCAGTACGGACGCCAACATCCTTATTCTTGGCGAGTCGGGCACCGGTAAAGGTGAACTGTCACAGGCCATTCACGGCTGGAGCAAACGCCAGAAGAAATCCTGCGTCACCATCAACTGCCCGTCTCTTACGGCAGAGTTAATGGACAGTGAACTCTTCGGCCACAGCCGTGGGGCGTTCACCGGAGCCAGCGAAAGCACTCTGGGTCGTGTCAATCAGGCCGACGGAGGAACGTTGTTTCTCGACGAAATCGGCGATTTTCCTCTGACTTTGCAACCAAAGTTGCTGCGTTTCATTCAGGACAAGGAATACGAGCGCGTGGGCGATCCGGTGACCCGTCGTGCCGACGTGCGAATCCTTGCCGCCACCAACCTCAATCTTGAAGACATGGTCCGCGACGGCCGTTTTCGTGAAGACTTGCTCTATCGACTGAACGTCATCACCTTGCACCTGCCGCCGCTTCGCGAACGCAGGGAAGACATTCTGACCCTGGCTGAGCGTTTCCTGGCGCGCTTCGTCAAGGAGTACTCGCGTCCGGCCCGGTGTTTCAGCGACGAGGCCCGTGAAGCGCTGCTCAGCTACCGATGGCCGGGTAATATCCGTGAGCTGCGCAACGTGGTGGAGCGCGCGAGCATAATTTGTCCGCAGGAACGAGTCGAACTCAGCCACCTGGGCATGGCCGAGACCCCGGTCAACACTGCGCCGCGAATTGGCGCTGCGTTAAGCCTGGATGAGTTGGAGAAAGCCCACATCGGCGCGGTCCTGGCCACGGCCGACACGCTGGATCAGGCGGCCAAGACTTTGGGTATCGATGCCTCGACCCTGTACCGCAAACGCAAGCAGTACAACCTGTGA
- a CDS encoding ABC transporter ATP-binding protein: MSRLPRAPSEAVIEVRGLCNRFGRQSVHENLDLDLYKGEILAVVGGSGSGKSVLLRSIVGLRQPSEGLVKVFGKNLPSLSEHERSLVERRFGVLFQKGALFSSLTVTENVALPLIEHAGLSRADAEHLAAVKMALAGLPLSAADKYPASLSGGMIKRAALARALALDPDILFLDEPTAGLDPIGAAAFDQLILTLRDALGLSVFLVTHDLDTLYTITDRVAVLAQKKVLVADAIDKVAQTDDAWIHEYFHGPRGRAALTAANQLNEV, translated from the coding sequence GTGAGTCGTCTACCCCGAGCGCCTTCCGAGGCGGTGATCGAAGTCCGTGGGCTGTGCAATCGTTTCGGCCGCCAGAGCGTGCACGAGAACCTCGACCTGGATTTGTACAAAGGCGAAATCCTCGCGGTGGTCGGAGGTTCCGGCAGTGGCAAATCGGTGCTGTTGCGCAGCATCGTCGGCTTGCGCCAACCCAGCGAGGGGCTGGTGAAGGTCTTCGGCAAGAACTTGCCGAGCCTGTCGGAGCACGAGCGCTCGCTGGTCGAACGGCGGTTCGGTGTGCTGTTCCAGAAAGGCGCCCTGTTCTCTTCACTCACCGTGACCGAGAACGTCGCCCTGCCCCTGATCGAACACGCCGGCCTGAGCCGTGCCGACGCCGAGCACCTGGCGGCAGTGAAAATGGCGTTGGCCGGGCTGCCGTTGTCGGCGGCTGACAAGTACCCCGCGTCGCTGTCCGGTGGCATGATCAAGCGCGCCGCCCTGGCTCGGGCGCTGGCGCTGGACCCGGACATCCTGTTTCTCGACGAGCCCACCGCCGGTCTCGATCCGATTGGCGCGGCGGCGTTCGATCAGTTAATTCTGACCCTGCGCGATGCGTTGGGTTTGAGCGTGTTTCTGGTGACCCACGACCTCGACACGCTCTACACCATCACCGATCGGGTGGCGGTGCTGGCGCAGAAGAAAGTGCTGGTGGCGGATGCCATCGACAAGGTTGCGCAAACCGACGACGCGTGGATTCACGAATACTTCCATGGCCCTCGCGGCCGCGCGGCGCTGACGGCCGCTAACCAGCTCAACGAGGTCTGA
- a CDS encoding ABC-type transport auxiliary lipoprotein family protein, with product MKLAHLALLAGFALVASCSIFPKAEPSDVYRLPSAQRDASAQHGTPQRWSLRLAKPQTSEALNNPKIAVIPQGDLISSYKASRWSDPAPVLLRNRLLDGFQRDGRVPLLSTDDSNFQADLELGGNLQAFQTEYQGTAASVVVRLDALLVRGYDQRILASRRFEVRQPLSDVKVPAVVAGFGLASDQLTAQVVAWTVEQGQKVAPPLRP from the coding sequence ATGAAGCTGGCTCATCTCGCCCTCCTCGCCGGTTTTGCGTTGGTCGCTTCCTGTTCGATTTTCCCCAAGGCCGAGCCGTCCGATGTCTACCGACTGCCGTCGGCACAGCGCGACGCATCGGCCCAACACGGCACGCCGCAGCGCTGGTCGTTGCGGCTGGCCAAGCCTCAGACCAGCGAAGCCTTGAACAACCCGAAAATCGCCGTAATCCCTCAGGGTGATCTGATCAGCAGCTACAAGGCTTCACGCTGGAGCGACCCGGCACCGGTGCTGTTGCGCAATCGTCTGCTCGATGGTTTCCAGCGTGACGGTCGCGTGCCGTTGCTCAGCACCGATGACAGCAATTTCCAGGCAGACCTGGAACTGGGCGGCAACCTGCAAGCGTTCCAGACCGAGTACCAAGGCACGGCGGCGAGCGTGGTCGTGCGCCTGGATGCGTTGTTGGTGCGTGGGTATGACCAGCGAATCCTCGCCAGTCGGCGCTTTGAAGTGCGTCAGCCGTTGAGCGATGTGAAGGTGCCGGCGGTTGTCGCCGGGTTTGGCCTGGCCAGCGACCAGTTGACGGCGCAGGTGGTGGCCTGGACGGTGGAACAAGGTCAGAAGGTTGCGCCACCGCTGAGGCCTTGA
- a CDS encoding MlaD family protein — protein METRAHHVLIGLFTVIVVAGALLFGLWLAKSSVDTEFKDYEIVFNEAVSGLSKGSAVQYSGIKVGDVVMLRLDPNDPRRVLARIRLGGDTPIKEDTQAKLTLTGITGTSIIQLSGGTPQSPTLRGKDGNLPTIVASPSPIARLMNDSNDLMEGVNVLMHNANQLFSSENVARISSTLEHLEQTTGTIADQRGDIRQAMQQLASVGKQASATLEQTTALMRNANGLLNDQGKQMFGSAEQAMKSLEQSSATINTLLSANQDSLNNGMQGLNGLAPAVRELRDTLSSLRTISQRLEANPSGYLLGSDKNKEFTP, from the coding sequence ATGGAAACCCGAGCCCATCACGTATTGATCGGCCTGTTCACCGTCATAGTGGTGGCAGGCGCCCTGCTCTTCGGTCTGTGGCTGGCCAAGTCCAGCGTTGATACCGAATTCAAGGATTACGAAATCGTCTTCAACGAGGCGGTCAGCGGTTTGTCCAAGGGCAGCGCGGTGCAGTACAGCGGGATCAAGGTCGGCGACGTGGTGATGCTGCGCCTGGACCCGAACGATCCGCGCCGGGTGTTGGCGCGGATTCGCCTGGGCGGAGACACGCCGATCAAAGAAGACACCCAGGCCAAGCTGACGCTGACCGGGATCACCGGGACCTCGATCATCCAGCTCAGCGGTGGCACGCCGCAAAGTCCGACCCTCAGGGGCAAGGACGGCAATTTGCCGACAATCGTTGCGTCGCCCTCGCCCATTGCCCGGTTGATGAATGACAGTAACGATCTGATGGAGGGCGTGAACGTGTTGATGCACAACGCCAATCAGTTGTTTTCCTCGGAGAACGTCGCGCGCATCAGCAGCACCCTGGAGCACCTGGAGCAAACCACCGGCACCATCGCCGACCAGCGCGGGGACATTCGTCAGGCGATGCAGCAACTGGCTTCGGTTGGCAAGCAGGCCAGCGCCACCCTGGAACAGACCACCGCGTTGATGCGCAACGCCAACGGCCTGCTCAACGATCAGGGCAAGCAGATGTTCGGCAGTGCCGAGCAAGCCATGAAGTCCCTGGAACAAAGCAGCGCGACCATCAACACGTTGCTCTCCGCCAATCAGGATTCCCTCAACAACGGCATGCAGGGCCTCAATGGCCTGGCACCGGCGGTGCGTGAGCTGCGCGATACCTTGAGTTCGTTGCGAACCATTTCCCAGCGGCTTGAGGCCAACCCCAGCGGTTACCTGCTGGGCAGTGACAAGAACAAGGAGTTCACGCCATGA
- a CDS encoding nucleoside recognition domain-containing protein, giving the protein MLNGLWLGFFIVAAVSALAQWLIGGNAGIFAAMVESIFAMAKLSVEVMVLLFGTLTLWLGFLRIAEKAGIVEWLAKALGPLFLRLMPEVPPGHPAIGLITLNFAANGLGLDNAATPIGLKAMKALQELNPSDTIASNAQILFLVLNASSLTLLPVTIFMYRAQQGAPDPTLVFLPILLATSCSTLVGLLSVAFMQRLRLWDPVVLAYLIPGALALGGFMALLATLSATALAGLSSILGNVTLFGLIMLFLIIGALRKVKVYEAFVEGAKEGFDVAKNLLPYLVAMLCAVGVLRASGALDFGLDGIRHLVEWAGWDTRFVDALPTAMVKPFSGSAARAMLIETMKTSGVDSFPALVAATVQGSTETTFYVLAVYFGAVGIQRARHAVGCALLAELAGVLGAIGVCYWFFG; this is encoded by the coding sequence ATGCTTAATGGCCTGTGGCTTGGCTTCTTCATCGTGGCAGCCGTATCGGCGCTGGCGCAGTGGCTGATCGGCGGCAATGCCGGGATCTTCGCGGCGATGGTGGAAAGCATTTTCGCCATGGCCAAATTGTCGGTCGAGGTCATGGTCCTGCTGTTCGGCACCCTCACCCTCTGGCTGGGCTTTTTGCGGATCGCGGAAAAAGCCGGGATCGTCGAGTGGCTGGCCAAGGCGCTGGGCCCGCTGTTCCTGCGCCTGATGCCGGAAGTACCGCCCGGGCATCCGGCCATCGGTCTGATCACACTCAACTTCGCCGCCAATGGCCTGGGGCTGGACAACGCCGCCACGCCGATCGGCCTCAAAGCCATGAAGGCGCTGCAAGAGCTCAACCCCAGCGACACCATCGCCAGCAACGCGCAGATCCTCTTTCTGGTACTCAACGCCTCCTCCCTGACCCTGCTGCCGGTGACGATCTTCATGTACCGCGCCCAGCAAGGCGCGCCCGATCCGACCCTGGTGTTCCTGCCGATCCTGCTGGCGACCAGCTGCTCGACCCTGGTCGGCCTGTTGTCGGTGGCGTTCATGCAGCGTCTGCGCCTGTGGGACCCGGTGGTGCTCGCTTACCTGATTCCCGGCGCCCTGGCCCTCGGTGGCTTCATGGCGTTGCTGGCGACGCTCTCAGCGACCGCTCTGGCGGGCTTGTCATCGATCCTCGGCAACGTGACGCTGTTCGGGCTGATCATGCTGTTTCTGATTATCGGCGCGTTACGCAAGGTGAAGGTCTACGAGGCATTCGTCGAAGGCGCCAAAGAAGGCTTCGACGTGGCCAAGAATCTGCTGCCGTATCTGGTGGCGATGCTCTGTGCCGTGGGTGTGCTACGAGCATCCGGGGCGCTGGATTTCGGTCTGGACGGGATTCGTCATCTGGTGGAGTGGGCCGGTTGGGACACGCGCTTCGTCGATGCGCTGCCGACGGCCATGGTCAAACCCTTCTCCGGCAGCGCCGCACGGGCAATGCTGATCGAAACCATGAAGACCTCCGGGGTCGACAGCTTCCCGGCACTGGTGGCGGCGACGGTCCAGGGCAGTACCGAAACGACCTTCTATGTGTTGGCGGTGTACTTCGGCGCGGTGGGCATTCAGCGCGCACGGCATGCGGTGGGCTGTGCGCTGTTGGCGGAGTTGGCCGGGGTGCTTGGCGCGATCGGGGTTTGCTACTGGTTCTTCGGCTAA